A window of the Vicia villosa cultivar HV-30 ecotype Madison, WI unplaced genomic scaffold, Vvil1.0 ctg.001183F_1_1, whole genome shotgun sequence genome harbors these coding sequences:
- the LOC131633870 gene encoding protein SIEVE ELEMENT OCCLUSION B-like, with translation MTSIGKLGAMQQLMKGGKMMPANVISDDSILVKKIVSDHNPEGLDYDVKPLLHIVEDILRRSTLTSSEHASVGELSTVDHVEDRNNLPAYTNMLEALSVKIDRISCEISYKILSGVDAHSTTVSIFEMLTIYKWDVKLVLALAAFALNYGEFWLLAHIHDTNQLAKSMAILKQLPGIMQHSTSLKPRFDTLNDLVNVILEVTKCVIEFNELPVQYISQDVPAYSTASKHIPVAAYWCIRSIVACAAQITSLTTLGYEIFTSNDAWELSTLAFKLKSIVDHLKNELAICHKHIGDIMDAEAYRMLRELFSRPHNDNMKIIKALIYSHEDNLPLYDGVSKKRASLEALRRKNVLLLFSGLEFSTDELLILEQIYNESKAHTKRQDNRYELVWIPIVDQTSEWTDQKQIQFENLRDSMTWYSVYDPSSISKAVVWFIQSEWKYKNKPILVVLDAQGRVACPNAIHMMWIWGSAAFPFTSSKEENLWKDETWRLELLVDGIDSEILNWIKEGKYIFLYGGDDPEWVRRFVKEARKVAQATQTPLEMVYVGQSNKRDQVQRVFDMIMREKLYTHSWSEQSMIWFFWTRLQSMLFSKIQLKQVDDNDIVMQEIKKLLSYDKQGGWIVLAKGSRIVVNGHAATGLQALAEYDLMWKEQAANDGFETAYKDHYGKLHSVANPCCRFEFSHSMGRIPDRLTCPECRRNMHVLTTFQCCHDDNVEEDFFVSSVSPPTTI, from the exons ATGACTAGCATAGGCAAGTTGGGTGCCATGCAACAACTGATGAAAGGTGGGAAAATGATGCCAGCAAATGTAATATCTGATGATAGTATTTTGGTGAAGAAAATAGTTTCAGATCATAATCCTGAGGGACTTGATTATGATGTTAAGCCActtctacatattgttgaagatATCCTTAGACGTTCAACCCTCACCAGTTCTGAACATGCTTCGGTG GGTGAACTTTCAACTGTTGATCATGTCGAAGACAGAAATAACCTTCCTGCTTACACAAACATGCTCGAGGCTTTGTCTGTTAAGATTGATCGAATTTCTTGCGAG ATATCCTACAAGATTCTTTCTGGTGTAGATGCACACTCTACAACAGTTTCGATATTTGAGATGCTAACAATCTACAAATGGGATGTAAAGTTAGTCCTGGCCTTAGCTGCATTTGCTCTGAACTATGGTGAATTCTGGCTTCTAGCTCATATTCACGACACAAACCAACTCGCAAAATCAATGGCGATTCTCAAGCAGTTACCTGGTATCATGCAGCATTCGACCTCGCTAAAACCACGATTCGATACACTTAACGATCTAGTAAATGTCATATTGGAGGTTACCAAGTGTGTCATAGAGTTCAATGAACTTCCAGTTCAGTACATTTCACAAGATGTACCAGCCTACAGCACTGCCTCTAAGCATATCCCAGTTGCTGCATATTGGTGTATTAGAAGTATTGTGGCTTGTGCTGCTCAGATTACAAGCCTCACTACACTTGGTTATGA aATCTTCACCTCTAATGATGCTTGGGAGCTTTCTACATTGGCTTTCAAGCTCAAAAGTATAGTGGACCATCTCAAAAATGAACTTGCTATCTGCCACAAACACATTG GGGACATAATGGATGCTGAAGCTTATAGAATGCTACGCGAATTATTTTCAAGACCACACAATGACAACATGAAGATCATCAAGGCTTTAATTTATTCACATGAAGACAATTTACCTCTATACGACGGTGTTTCGAAGAAAAGG GCTAGCCTTGAGGCACTTAGGAGGAAGAATGTGCTACTTCTGTTTTCAGGGCTGGAGTTTTCAACGGACGAGCTTCTAATACTCGAACAGATCTACAACGAATCGAAGGCGCACACAAAGAGACAGGACAATAGATATGAGTTAGTTTGGATCCCAATTGTGGACCAAACATCTGAGTGGACAGACCAAAAGCAAATTCAGTTTGAGAATCTGAGAGATAGTATGACATGGTACTCAGTGTATGATCCTTCATCGATAAGCAAGGCGGTTGTTTGGTTCATTCAGAGTGAatggaaatacaaaaataagCCAATTCTTGTGGTTTTGGATGCTCAAGGTAGGGTTGCTTGCCCTAATGCTATTCACATGATGTGGATTTGGGGAAGTGCTGCTTTTCCTTTTACAAGTTCTAAAGAAGAAAATCTTTGGAAGGATGAGACTTGGAGACTTGAACTTCTTGTGGATGGCATTGACTCTGAAATATTGAACTGG ATTAAGGAAGGAAAATACATTTTCTTGTATGGAGGAGATGATCCCGAATGGGTGAGGAGATTTGTGAAAGAGGCCCGAAAAGTAGCACAGGCGACACAAACACCGTTAGAGATGGTATACGTAGGACAAAGCAACAAGCGAGATCAAGTACAACGAGTATTCGACATGATAATGCGCGAAAAGCTCTACACTCACAGCTGGTCAGAACAAAGCATGATATGGTTCTTCTGGACACGTCTCCAAAGCATGCTGTTCTCAAAAATCCAACTGAAACAAGTTGATGACAACGACATCGTGATGCAGGAAATCAAAAAGCTCCTTAGCTACGACAAACAAGGCGGATGGATTGTTCTTGCAAAGGGATCGCGAATTGTGGTGAATGGACATGCTGCAACTGGTTTACAAGCTTTGGCTGAGTATGATCTTATGTGGAAAGAACAAGCTGCAAATGATGGGTTTGAAACAGCTTATAAGGATCACTATGGGAAGCTTCACTCAGTTGCTAACCCTTGTTGTAGATTTGAGTTTTCACATTCAATGGGAAGGATACCGGATAGACTCACGTGCCCGGAGTGTCGCCGCAATATGCATGTGCTTACTACATTTCAGTGCTGCCATGATGATAATGTTGAGGAGGATTTTTTTGTTAGCAGTGTTTCTCCTCCTACTACTATTTAA